The genomic interval TGCGCTGATGTTGGAGGAGGTGGGAGctcctctgaaacctcttcccacactcagaacactcgtagggcctctccccggtgtggatgtgctggtgtgccctcagggtggagctccacccgaagctcttcccacactgcaaGCACTCATAGGGCCGCTCCCCAGTGTGGACCACCTGGTGCTGGAtcaggtgggagctgctggtgaagcccttcccacattccccacactcatagggcctctccccagtgtggatcctctggtgcctGATCAGATTGGAGCTCCATCTGAAGCCCATCCCACATTCC from Aphelocoma coerulescens isolate FSJ_1873_10779 unplaced genomic scaffold, UR_Acoe_1.0 HiC_scaffold_75, whole genome shotgun sequence carries:
- the LOC138102418 gene encoding zinc finger protein 22-like, yielding MEEEEKPRRCRTRRGCKRSPERSKEKRAPLCREGSPRSRQNSEQEEKPQGGEKPHRCPECGMGFRWSSNLIRHQRIHTGERPYECGECGKGFTSSSHLIQHQVVHTGERPYECLQCGKSFGWSSTLRAHQHIHTGERPYECSE